From a single Rhodococcus qingshengii JCM 15477 genomic region:
- a CDS encoding TetR/AcrR family transcriptional regulator: MASPTPRRYAGLSGEQRAALRRESLLAAGLDVFAAAGRQGATMTAICAHAKLTERYFYESFTSRDELLQQVFDGIVDEVRVAGMAALRTTEGTREERVRSAIASFVNILTDDPRKGRVAMVESVAYEPLRTHRRGALRGFAQMVADEAALLYGDRAWPPHQGEINGLLFVGGLAELVTAWLNGEIDITPAEIVDAATFQFTSTAHR; the protein is encoded by the coding sequence TATGCCGGTCTGAGTGGTGAGCAGCGGGCCGCGCTTCGGCGTGAAAGCTTGCTTGCAGCAGGACTGGACGTGTTTGCGGCCGCGGGCAGGCAGGGTGCCACCATGACCGCCATCTGTGCGCATGCCAAGCTGACAGAGCGATATTTCTACGAGAGTTTCACCAGCAGGGACGAACTCCTCCAGCAGGTTTTCGACGGAATCGTCGACGAGGTGCGCGTGGCCGGAATGGCTGCACTCCGAACGACCGAGGGGACACGGGAGGAGCGCGTGCGGAGCGCCATTGCTTCGTTCGTCAACATCCTGACGGACGATCCTCGAAAAGGGCGTGTCGCGATGGTCGAGTCGGTGGCTTACGAGCCGCTGCGCACTCACCGGCGGGGGGCGCTGCGTGGGTTCGCGCAGATGGTGGCCGACGAGGCTGCGCTCTTGTACGGCGATCGAGCTTGGCCTCCCCATCAGGGTGAGATCAACGGATTACTGTTCGTGGGCGGCCTGGCCGAATTGGTGACGGCCTGGCTCAACGGCGAAATCGACATCACGCCCGCTGAGATCGTGGATGCCGCAACCTTCCAATTCACATCCACAGCGCACCGATGA